One segment of Tindallia magadiensis DNA contains the following:
- a CDS encoding ferritin yields MLSEKLLHEMNEQVKHEMFSANYYLSMAAYFNDKDLPGFANFFRIQAQEENMHAMKFFDFIDEVNGRVRISALDEPQSDFESVKDVIKLALEHEQFVTKKIHQLMDIAVEEKNYPAISFLNWFVDEQVEEEATMQELLSKILRVGDKGHVLYLLDKEMGSRQPE; encoded by the coding sequence ATGCTTTCAGAAAAATTATTACACGAAATGAATGAACAGGTGAAACACGAAATGTTTTCTGCCAATTACTACCTTTCCATGGCAGCATACTTTAATGACAAGGACTTGCCAGGTTTTGCAAACTTCTTCCGTATCCAGGCTCAGGAAGAAAACATGCATGCCATGAAATTTTTCGACTTTATCGACGAGGTGAATGGCCGAGTACGCATTTCAGCCTTAGACGAACCTCAAAGTGATTTCGAATCCGTTAAAGATGTTATAAAGTTAGCTCTTGAGCATGAACAGTTTGTAACGAAAAAAATTCATCAGCTTATGGACATTGCTGTTGAAGAAAAAAATTATCCAGCCATTTCTTTTCTAAACTGGTTTGTTGACGAGCAAGTAGAAGAAGAAGCTACTATGCAGGAACTTCTATCTAAAATTCTTCGCGTTGGTGACAAAGGACATGTGCTCTACCTTTTGGACAAAGAAATGGGTTCCAGACAGCCAGAATAA
- a CDS encoding GIY-YIG nuclease family protein: protein MAWVYILKCNDNSLYTGWTNSLEKRIEKHSKGNASKYTRARLPVRLVYTEKMENKQEALRREFSIKKMCREEKLRLIKNTAR from the coding sequence GTGGCCTGGGTCTACATATTAAAATGCAACGATAATTCTTTATATACAGGATGGACAAATTCTTTAGAAAAGAGAATCGAAAAACATTCGAAAGGAAATGCGTCAAAGTATACAAGAGCGAGACTTCCGGTGCGATTGGTGTATACCGAAAAGATGGAGAATAAGCAGGAAGCGTTGAGAAGAGAATTTTCTATAAAAAAGATGTGTCGTGAAGAGAAACTAAGATTAATAAAAAACACTGCCAGATAA
- a CDS encoding TerB family tellurite resistance protein — MVRETKVREPRKMPIENRLAYGKLLGLMILSQNKPEAMTMQEFYRALRSIALKDRDRQVIFEYMMAPDESAASLTQQMMKDLNDEEGNLIRFSLLEDLYRVMKADYYEDEGEKNFFNEVVHHLGIKEHHIEQVRQTYERDNLYLPGSIKPSISKMAMSQLVSISAGLATAGIIYYGTNTRRKKQSPIEKVATVSTALVVYKAVESLVNYKENHQLRMQKKLRKENNKLLIELEKDITKDIRMIKQITRKKPSQFSETFTWQDVLVLLEKTKAYLEKS, encoded by the coding sequence ATGGTAAGAGAAACAAAAGTACGTGAACCACGAAAAATGCCTATAGAAAACAGATTAGCCTATGGTAAGCTTTTAGGCCTGATGATTTTGTCTCAAAATAAACCAGAAGCCATGACAATGCAAGAGTTTTATCGAGCGTTAAGAAGCATCGCATTGAAAGATCGGGACAGGCAAGTAATTTTTGAATATATGATGGCTCCTGATGAATCTGCTGCATCCTTAACTCAACAGATGATGAAGGATCTTAATGACGAAGAAGGAAACCTTATTCGTTTCTCGCTTCTCGAAGATTTATACCGAGTAATGAAAGCGGATTATTATGAAGATGAAGGTGAAAAAAACTTCTTTAATGAAGTCGTTCATCATTTAGGAATAAAAGAGCATCATATAGAACAAGTACGACAAACCTATGAACGAGACAACCTATATTTACCAGGGAGTATAAAACCATCGATTTCAAAGATGGCTATGAGTCAACTTGTAAGTATTTCTGCAGGTTTAGCTACGGCTGGTATTATTTATTACGGTACAAATACCAGAAGAAAAAAACAATCACCAATCGAAAAAGTGGCTACTGTTTCAACGGCATTGGTGGTTTATAAAGCGGTAGAGAGTTTGGTGAATTACAAAGAAAATCATCAACTTCGGATGCAGAAAAAACTAAGGAAAGAAAATAATAAATTATTGATAGAACTGGAAAAAGATATTACAAAAGACATTCGTATGATTAAACAAATCACTCGAAAAAAACCCAGTCAATTTTCAGAGACCTTTACATGGCAGGATGTATTAGTCTTATTAGAAAAAACAAAAGCTTATTTAGAAAAATCATAA
- a CDS encoding aldehyde ferredoxin oxidoreductase N-terminal domain-containing protein: MNQKDTVKILDIDLYHETIVEREIENDVVKLYPDGAAFGLYVLLQEMDSNAEPLSPANILVFTYDRGDKVGMNGSHLIITTKSPINAQVGDSKVESGLPQILNSKDIVAMIIRGKAKKPVFVYMNGNHYEMRDAAKLWGKVTGESERMIREEFHTEELEMAQIGPAGENMVRYSCIITMKNRANGRNGTGAVMGSKNLKAIVSSKAV, encoded by the coding sequence ATGAACCAAAAAGATACAGTAAAGATACTGGATATAGACTTATACCATGAGACCATTGTTGAACGAGAGATTGAAAATGATGTTGTTAAGCTTTATCCAGATGGTGCTGCATTTGGTCTTTATGTACTGCTCCAGGAAATGGATTCTAATGCAGAACCATTGTCGCCAGCTAATATTCTTGTCTTCACTTACGATCGAGGCGATAAAGTCGGAATGAATGGGAGTCACCTTATTATAACCACTAAGAGTCCAATTAATGCACAGGTAGGGGACAGCAAAGTGGAAAGTGGTTTACCTCAAATCTTAAATAGTAAGGATATTGTGGCGATGATTATTAGAGGCAAAGCAAAAAAACCGGTATTTGTTTATATGAATGGAAATCATTATGAGATGAGAGATGCTGCGAAACTATGGGGAAAAGTTACCGGAGAATCAGAAAGAATGATCAGGGAAGAATTTCATACTGAAGAACTTGAAATGGCTCAGATAGGTCCAGCTGGAGAAAATATGGTGAGATACTCCTGCATTATCACAATGAAAAATCGTGCCAATGGACGAAATGGAACGGGGGCTGTGATGGGGTCAAAAAATCTTAAAGCGATAGTATCAAGTAAAGCCGTATAA
- a CDS encoding acyl-CoA dehydratase activase-related protein, translating into MKIGIPRALLYHYYYPFWKTYLDSLGIETIVSSPTNKWIMDNGAKHSVPEICVPIKVYLGHVLELMEKKVDYIFVPRFVSIQKGQFFCPKFMGLPDIIRHSFPEMESMLLSPYVESTTEDLATSIKQYYVFEEKCDIKRSDNRKALKKAETVWNKFRELSLKGYDVSEATEMVMNDNCRALENKRSKNTNEKSDDTEITIGVLGYVYNIYDSVISLDILNRLKEMGVRVKTFEMLSEDKLKAQLVNMPKTLFWTFSDKLFAAGNHFYQDSDIDGIIHVTAFGCGPDSMLGKLLELDSTRYEKPFMTVRIDEHSGENHLQTRVEAFVDMLKRKKRNSKKGALA; encoded by the coding sequence ATGAAAATTGGTATTCCACGTGCTTTGTTGTATCATTACTATTATCCTTTCTGGAAAACATATCTGGATTCATTAGGTATAGAAACAATAGTCAGCAGTCCAACCAATAAGTGGATTATGGATAATGGAGCGAAACATTCGGTGCCAGAAATTTGTGTTCCGATAAAAGTATACTTAGGGCATGTACTAGAGCTAATGGAAAAAAAAGTCGATTATATTTTTGTGCCTCGCTTTGTATCCATTCAAAAGGGTCAGTTTTTTTGCCCGAAATTTATGGGTTTACCAGACATTATCCGTCATTCTTTTCCGGAGATGGAGTCAATGTTGCTTTCGCCGTACGTTGAAAGCACAACAGAAGATTTAGCAACTTCAATAAAACAATATTATGTTTTTGAAGAAAAATGTGATATTAAGCGAAGTGATAATCGAAAGGCTTTAAAAAAAGCGGAGACTGTATGGAATAAATTCAGAGAACTTAGTTTGAAAGGATATGACGTATCAGAAGCTACAGAAATGGTGATGAATGATAATTGTAGGGCCTTAGAAAATAAACGATCAAAAAACACAAATGAAAAATCGGATGATACAGAAATTACCATTGGTGTATTAGGTTACGTTTATAATATTTACGATTCCGTTATTAGTTTGGATATTCTTAATCGATTAAAAGAAATGGGTGTACGCGTTAAAACCTTCGAAATGCTTAGCGAAGATAAGTTGAAGGCTCAGTTGGTTAATATGCCCAAAACACTTTTTTGGACTTTTAGTGATAAATTGTTTGCTGCTGGAAATCATTTTTATCAAGATTCTGATATTGATGGGATTATTCATGTTACAGCTTTTGGCTGCGGACCTGATTCAATGCTGGGGAAATTACTTGAATTAGATTCTACTCGATATGAAAAACCTTTTATGACGGTTAGAATTGATGAACACTCTGGTGAAAATCATTTACAGACAAGGGTAGAAGCTTTTGTAGACATGTTAAAACGCAAAAAAAGAAACAGCAAAAAGGGGGCACTGGCATGA
- a CDS encoding alpha/beta fold hydrolase yields MKIQIQGSGVPVVMIHQIGSSSDVWKFQREELASSYQIISVDLYGHGSCPSRNEVVSINETVKMLSEKLTEMGVNGAVMIGHGLGGIIATEIAFHDRLKVARLIVIDMFPKRKDLKLIRQLDLEQLERNRTAVIQAHYKQLIEDPDLREAVVKEALRTDEKAYYFYMKDMIENDFTQKLNLLHAPVHYLYSSIAAKSKEDAKNMLDKMGVKNVQDNKLYYYSQSGHFLMLEQPRELTEDLKKVISLEEQLNY; encoded by the coding sequence ATGAAGATTCAAATACAAGGGTCGGGTGTACCGGTAGTCATGATACATCAGATTGGTTCATCTTCTGATGTATGGAAATTTCAAAGGGAAGAATTGGCGAGTTCATATCAAATAATATCTGTAGATTTGTATGGACATGGAAGCTGCCCCTCAAGAAATGAGGTAGTGAGCATTAATGAAACCGTTAAAATGCTGAGTGAAAAGTTAACGGAAATGGGTGTTAATGGTGCCGTGATGATTGGACACGGGCTTGGTGGAATCATAGCAACCGAAATAGCCTTTCATGATCGGCTCAAGGTGGCGCGACTAATAGTGATTGACATGTTTCCAAAAAGAAAAGACTTGAAACTTATTCGTCAGTTGGATTTAGAACAACTGGAACGAAATCGAACAGCTGTGATACAGGCTCATTACAAACAATTGATTGAAGATCCTGATCTAAGGGAGGCTGTGGTCAAAGAAGCTTTACGAACAGATGAAAAAGCATATTATTTTTATATGAAAGATATGATTGAAAATGATTTTACTCAGAAACTAAACCTCCTTCATGCTCCGGTTCATTATCTTTATTCTAGTATTGCTGCAAAGAGTAAAGAAGATGCTAAGAATATGCTTGATAAAATGGGGGTTAAAAATGTCCAAGATAATAAACTATACTATTATTCTCAGAGTGGACACTTTTTAATGCTAGAGCAGCCGCGAGAACTTACGGAGGATTTGAAAAAAGTAATCAGTTTAGAGGAACAACTTAATTATTAG
- a CDS encoding chemotaxis protein CheW, translating to MEKQYVIFKLEKEEYGVEINHVQEITEHKTVTSVPNTPAFIEGIINLRGSIVPIVSIKKRFNLAQEEVGEDHRIIIINLEEKQVGFIVDDASQVLTISEEQIEKAPEVIAGADREYITGIGKISDKIILLLDLEKILTENEKNEIIEMEE from the coding sequence ATGGAAAAGCAATATGTTATTTTTAAGCTTGAAAAGGAAGAATATGGTGTTGAAATAAACCATGTACAAGAGATTACAGAACATAAGACCGTAACAAGTGTTCCGAATACACCGGCATTTATTGAGGGAATTATTAACCTAAGGGGTAGTATCGTTCCAATTGTAAGCATTAAAAAACGGTTTAATCTAGCCCAAGAAGAAGTTGGGGAAGATCACCGGATTATTATTATAAATCTGGAGGAAAAACAGGTTGGCTTTATTGTGGACGACGCTTCTCAAGTGTTAACCATTAGCGAAGAACAAATTGAAAAAGCTCCTGAGGTCATTGCAGGGGCAGATCGAGAATATATTACCGGTATTGGAAAAATATCCGATAAAATCATTTTGTTACTAGATTTAGAGAAAATTTTAACAGAGAATGAAAAAAATGAAATCATTGAAATGGAAGAGTAA
- a CDS encoding aspartate kinase, giving the protein MNMKVAKFGGSSLCDAGQFQKVKRIIEKDPQRKFIVPSAPGKRHREDIKITDLLYLCHAQVSHHVPFNEIFKVISERFLHIADELSVTVDLHAILQDIQDHIGSGASLDYVASRGEYLNGIILSHYLDCQFLDAAEVIMFHENGSINLVETQRKIAPYLDDDQKYVIPGFYGSLPDKSLKIFPRGGSDITGAVVSKSVGASIYENWTDVSGFLITDPGIIPNCKPIETITYRELRELSYMGAKVLHEETIFPVLEAGIPINVKNTNDPENPGTMIVSYREPINPAGSITGIAGRKDFTVLAIEKNLMKNDISFVRKLLSTLENHQIRFEHTPSGIDSLSLVIKSSELNGKLDKLIEDIHVHCKPDLLEVHPNMALVATVGHGMAYTPGISSKLFTALYESGVNVRMIDQGSSEINIIVGVENKDFEKAVTAIYNAFVKQ; this is encoded by the coding sequence ATGAACATGAAAGTTGCTAAATTTGGCGGGAGTTCACTCTGTGATGCCGGCCAATTTCAAAAAGTGAAAAGAATAATCGAAAAAGATCCTCAACGTAAATTCATTGTCCCTTCCGCACCCGGAAAAAGACATCGGGAAGATATAAAAATCACTGATTTGTTGTATCTTTGCCATGCACAGGTTTCTCACCACGTTCCTTTTAACGAAATATTCAAGGTGATTTCGGAACGATTTCTGCACATTGCCGACGAATTGTCCGTCACTGTGGATTTGCACGCCATCTTACAAGACATTCAAGACCATATTGGCTCCGGTGCTTCATTAGATTATGTAGCAAGTCGAGGCGAATATCTTAATGGAATCATTCTTTCTCATTACCTGGACTGTCAATTTTTAGATGCCGCTGAAGTTATTATGTTTCATGAAAATGGTTCTATCAACCTTGTCGAAACGCAAAGAAAAATAGCACCTTACTTAGATGATGACCAAAAATATGTGATTCCTGGCTTTTATGGTAGCCTTCCGGATAAATCCTTAAAAATATTTCCTCGAGGTGGATCAGATATCACCGGAGCCGTTGTTTCCAAGTCGGTTGGCGCATCCATTTATGAGAATTGGACAGATGTATCCGGATTCCTTATCACAGATCCCGGGATTATACCAAATTGTAAGCCCATTGAAACCATTACTTATCGAGAATTACGCGAACTATCTTATATGGGTGCAAAAGTCCTTCACGAAGAAACGATTTTTCCAGTTTTAGAGGCAGGAATTCCCATTAATGTGAAAAATACTAATGATCCAGAAAATCCAGGAACAATGATCGTCAGCTATCGTGAGCCAATTAATCCAGCCGGATCTATTACAGGAATTGCAGGCCGAAAGGATTTCACCGTCCTTGCCATTGAAAAAAATCTTATGAAAAATGATATCAGCTTTGTCCGTAAACTCCTATCCACCTTAGAAAATCATCAGATACGTTTTGAACATACTCCATCTGGCATTGACAGTTTGTCTCTTGTCATCAAAAGCAGCGAGTTAAACGGTAAGTTAGATAAGCTGATAGAGGACATTCATGTACATTGTAAACCAGACCTGCTCGAAGTACATCCCAACATGGCGCTCGTAGCAACCGTTGGTCATGGCATGGCTTATACTCCAGGTATTTCTTCTAAATTGTTTACAGCCTTATATGAATCAGGCGTAAACGTTCGGATGATTGATCAGGGATCCAGTGAAATTAACATTATTGTCGGAGTAGAAAACAAAGACTTTGAAAAAGCCGTAACCGCTATTTATAACGCATTTGTCAAACAATAA
- a CDS encoding RtcB family protein: MFTVQNGISGEEKQALPIHIWLPGLEWIEEGCLQQVRNLSLYPYAVKQVALMADVHQGFGMPIGGVMATKEVVVPNAVGVDIGCGVAFCETKVDMDRLGKSTLEKIVHTAMNRIPQGFSHHKTPRISNCVKAFMKENQEERCHPKIWSELDASFYQIGTLGGGNHFIEFQQNDEGKLCFMIHSGSRNIGYKIANYFNQIAQKNRKRWESKVPDKVELDCIPINSDEGQSYIKWMNLARDFARESRLHMMKALWQAFKEKENLVVEAPILDVHHNDVNRETHDGEILWVHRKGAVKASKEEKAIIPGAMGMSSYIVKGLANPMSFESCSHGAGRSMSRKQAKKQFGQQQVAAKLAEKQVILGKRKMNDIGEEAPEAYKDIEFVMEQQKDLVLPLQTLSGRVVIKG, from the coding sequence ATGTTTACAGTCCAAAATGGTATTAGTGGTGAAGAAAAGCAAGCATTACCGATTCATATTTGGCTACCGGGTTTAGAATGGATCGAAGAGGGATGCTTACAACAGGTGCGAAATCTTTCTCTTTATCCATATGCCGTAAAGCAGGTTGCTTTGATGGCTGATGTTCATCAAGGATTTGGGATGCCTATAGGAGGGGTTATGGCAACAAAGGAAGTTGTTGTTCCTAATGCGGTTGGGGTAGACATAGGTTGTGGTGTAGCTTTTTGTGAAACGAAAGTTGACATGGATAGACTGGGAAAAAGCACATTAGAAAAAATAGTTCATACAGCGATGAATCGGATTCCTCAAGGTTTTAGTCATCATAAGACGCCACGGATATCTAACTGTGTAAAAGCTTTTATGAAAGAAAACCAGGAGGAAAGATGTCATCCAAAGATCTGGAGCGAATTAGATGCTTCCTTTTATCAAATCGGTACACTGGGTGGCGGCAATCACTTTATAGAATTTCAACAGAATGACGAAGGAAAACTTTGTTTTATGATTCATTCGGGATCAAGAAACATAGGCTATAAAATAGCCAATTACTTTAATCAAATTGCTCAGAAAAACAGGAAACGATGGGAAAGCAAGGTGCCAGATAAAGTCGAGTTAGATTGTATTCCCATCAATAGCGATGAAGGACAATCCTATATAAAATGGATGAATCTGGCACGGGACTTTGCAAGAGAAAGTCGACTCCATATGATGAAGGCTTTATGGCAAGCCTTTAAAGAAAAAGAGAATCTGGTGGTAGAAGCACCTATTTTAGATGTCCATCATAATGATGTGAATAGAGAAACTCATGATGGAGAAATATTATGGGTTCATCGCAAGGGCGCTGTAAAAGCTTCGAAAGAAGAAAAAGCCATTATTCCTGGAGCTATGGGGATGAGCTCTTATATTGTAAAGGGGTTGGCAAATCCCATGTCATTTGAATCTTGCTCCCATGGCGCTGGTAGAAGTATGAGCAGAAAACAAGCAAAGAAACAGTTCGGTCAACAGCAAGTGGCAGCTAAACTGGCTGAGAAGCAAGTGATTCTTGGGAAAAGAAAAATGAATGACATAGGAGAAGAAGCTCCGGAAGCTTATAAAGATATTGAATTTGTAATGGAACAGCAAAAGGACCTGGTTTTGCCACTACAAACACTTAGTGGAAGAGTGGTTATTAAAGGATAA
- a CDS encoding Cof-type HAD-IIB family hydrolase — protein MKYQLLATDMDGTLLDDKKDLSSENIRALEKAYHSGITVAICTGRPIHTVIPYLSQIDFPCWLITNNGAVIRNPQHEIIETRYISNASLEKVIAILREDPALYFHGSNEKQTYINSRMDRLKSLYRFERKSQKGHIKSFLKAMEATWLSKDYQVIDFKHFVSSGYQLTNIIAISSNTELLELKKSQMLQMDDVFVTRSGDDNLEILDHKATKGNALEKLAQLLKIPREKTVAIGDHDNDISMLTYAGVGIAVENATLSLKKHADLVVCTNNHHAVDDALKELNA, from the coding sequence TTGAAATATCAATTATTAGCTACAGATATGGATGGAACTTTACTGGATGACAAAAAAGATCTTTCTTCTGAAAATATACGGGCATTAGAAAAAGCATATCATAGTGGAATAACGGTTGCCATTTGCACTGGAAGACCGATTCATACCGTTATTCCCTATCTTAGTCAGATCGATTTCCCCTGCTGGCTTATTACAAATAATGGAGCTGTGATCAGAAATCCTCAACATGAAATTATTGAAACTCGTTATATTAGTAATGCTTCCTTAGAAAAGGTGATAGCGATTCTCAGAGAGGATCCGGCCTTATATTTTCATGGTTCGAATGAAAAACAAACCTACATCAATAGTCGTATGGACCGGTTGAAAAGTCTTTACCGCTTTGAAAGAAAGAGTCAAAAAGGACATATAAAATCCTTTCTTAAAGCAATGGAAGCAACTTGGCTGTCCAAGGACTACCAGGTTATCGATTTTAAGCATTTTGTAAGTAGTGGCTATCAATTAACTAATATTATTGCAATTTCATCCAATACAGAATTGTTAGAGTTAAAGAAAAGCCAAATGCTGCAAATGGATGATGTTTTTGTTACAAGATCAGGGGATGATAACTTAGAAATATTAGATCACAAGGCAACAAAGGGAAATGCGCTTGAGAAACTAGCCCAATTGTTAAAAATACCAAGAGAGAAAACAGTTGCAATAGGGGATCATGACAACGATATCAGCATGTTAACCTATGCTGGCGTTGGTATTGCTGTTGAAAATGCAACGCTGTCTCTTAAAAAACATGCAGACTTAGTGGTTTGCACCAATAATCACCATGCGGTAGACGATGCGCTCAAGGAATTAAATGCGTAA
- the rpsD gene encoding 30S ribosomal protein S4 → MARMRDPRIKKCRRLGLNVIGLPKAMKRADNGQARNNRKLSTYGIHLLEKQRLRAYYEVMEKQFRIYVKAAMKDAGTTGDSLIKRLECRLDNLVYRIGFGSSIRQARQMVVHGHILVNGEKVDRPSFAVSIGDVISLKEKSRKNEMFKENFLRNPVSAYPYLIKDEAGYSGELTRLPERHEVPIEINDQLVVEFYSKIM, encoded by the coding sequence GTGGCAAGAATGAGAGATCCAAGAATTAAAAAATGCAGAAGGCTAGGACTTAATGTGATTGGACTTCCGAAAGCAATGAAAAGAGCTGACAATGGACAAGCGAGAAACAACAGAAAGCTATCTACTTACGGAATTCATCTTTTGGAAAAACAAAGATTGCGAGCTTATTATGAAGTGATGGAAAAACAGTTTAGGATTTATGTAAAGGCAGCCATGAAAGATGCTGGAACAACGGGAGATTCTTTAATTAAAAGATTAGAATGCCGGCTAGATAATTTGGTATATAGGATAGGTTTTGGAAGTAGCATCAGGCAAGCAAGGCAAATGGTTGTTCATGGGCATATACTAGTTAATGGGGAAAAAGTAGACAGGCCCTCATTTGCTGTTTCAATTGGTGATGTGATATCCCTTAAAGAAAAGTCGCGTAAAAATGAAATGTTTAAAGAAAATTTTCTTAGGAATCCAGTTTCTGCTTATCCCTATCTTATCAAAGATGAAGCTGGCTATTCAGGCGAGCTGACAAGATTGCCGGAGCGCCATGAAGTGCCAATAGAGATTAATGATCAATTAGTGGTTGAGTTTTATTCAAAAATAATGTAA
- the arsB gene encoding ACR3 family arsenite efflux transporter, whose protein sequence is MTKDKNSGIRFFERYLTLWVALCMGIGILIGKYLPEIPNFLARFEYAEVSIPIAVLIWLMIYPMMLKVDFQSVKNVGKNPKGLYITWVTNWLIKPFSMYLIAYFFLYILFKDIISPELAESYLIGAVLLGAAPCTAMVFVWSHLTKGNPAYTVVQVATNNIILMFAFTPIVALLLGLSGVTVPWDTLIISVILFVVIPLSGGIFTRQRVIKNRGEAYFKNQFIPKFNNVTIGGLLLTLIIIFSFQGEVILQNPLHVALIAIPLTIQTFFIFFVAYFAAKLLKLNHNVAAPAGMIGASNFFELAVAVAITLFGPTSPVALATIVGVLVEVPVMLTLVKIANRTTAWFPADRINGGVMHEQYH, encoded by the coding sequence ATGACTAAGGATAAAAACAGTGGGATTCGTTTTTTTGAACGATATTTAACGCTTTGGGTGGCTTTATGTATGGGTATAGGAATATTGATTGGTAAATACCTGCCAGAAATACCTAATTTTTTAGCTCGTTTTGAATATGCAGAAGTGTCTATTCCGATAGCTGTTCTTATTTGGTTAATGATTTATCCAATGATGTTAAAGGTAGACTTTCAAAGTGTTAAAAATGTAGGTAAAAACCCGAAAGGCTTATATATAACATGGGTGACAAACTGGCTAATAAAGCCATTTTCTATGTATCTAATTGCTTACTTTTTCCTCTATATTCTATTCAAGGATATTATATCACCTGAATTGGCAGAAAGCTATTTGATCGGAGCTGTTTTACTAGGGGCAGCACCTTGTACGGCAATGGTTTTTGTTTGGAGTCATTTAACAAAAGGGAATCCGGCGTATACCGTTGTTCAGGTTGCTACCAATAATATTATTTTAATGTTCGCCTTTACTCCGATTGTTGCTTTACTTCTAGGGCTTAGTGGAGTGACGGTTCCTTGGGATACGCTTATTATTTCTGTTATATTATTCGTAGTTATTCCATTATCAGGAGGGATATTTACTAGACAGCGAGTAATAAAGAATAGAGGAGAAGCGTACTTTAAGAATCAATTTATCCCTAAGTTTAATAATGTTACCATAGGTGGGTTATTATTAACATTAATTATTATTTTCTCTTTTCAGGGAGAGGTTATTCTTCAAAATCCATTGCATGTTGCGCTAATAGCAATACCGTTAACCATACAAACGTTCTTTATTTTCTTTGTCGCCTACTTTGCGGCTAAGCTTTTGAAACTTAATCATAACGTAGCGGCACCGGCAGGTATGATTGGTGCTTCCAATTTCTTTGAACTTGCCGTTGCAGTGGCCATTACCTTGTTTGGTCCTACTTCGCCGGTTGCATTAGCTACGATAGTAGGTGTTTTAGTAGAAGTACCTGTGATGCTTACGCTTGTTAAAATTGCCAATCGAACAACTGCTTGGTTCCCTGCCGATAGGATTAATGGAGGTGTTATGCATGAGCAATACCATTAA
- a CDS encoding nitroreductase family protein, producing the protein MSINSEKTSFLKDIRSIRSYKDDPIEKEILMDLVDSARMAPTARNIQPWEFVIITDKDILTRLSEVHSNGGFLKDAPACIMVLCKKDTEYYVEDGSAATQNIIVAARTYGLKSCWIGGCKGPFYENDDIPMCEGEPCQIPPLYDDLCKQLKEIVKAPADLEVISIVSLGYSDESFVAPKRPLDEVMHWNTFNNK; encoded by the coding sequence ATGAGTATCAATTCTGAAAAGACATCGTTTTTGAAAGATATCCGAAGTATAAGATCGTATAAAGACGATCCTATTGAAAAAGAAATATTAATGGACTTAGTAGATTCAGCCCGTATGGCCCCAACAGCGCGCAATATCCAACCTTGGGAGTTTGTTATCATTACTGATAAAGACATTCTCACACGTTTATCCGAAGTTCATTCAAATGGAGGTTTTTTGAAAGATGCTCCTGCTTGTATCATGGTACTGTGTAAAAAAGACACAGAATACTATGTTGAAGATGGATCGGCGGCTACCCAGAACATCATTGTAGCGGCTCGGACATATGGATTAAAAAGTTGCTGGATAGGCGGATGTAAAGGTCCATTTTACGAAAATGATGATATTCCTATGTGCGAAGGTGAACCTTGTCAGATTCCGCCACTCTATGACGATCTCTGCAAACAGTTAAAAGAAATTGTAAAGGCACCTGCTGATTTGGAAGTTATTTCTATTGTATCTTTAGGTTACAGCGATGAATCCTTCGTAGCTCCTAAACGCCCTTTAGACGAAGTGATGCATTGGAATACTTTCAATAATAAGTAA
- a CDS encoding arsenate reductase ArsC, giving the protein MSNTIKVAFICVHNSCRSQIAEALGKHFAADVFESYSAGTETKPEINQDAVRLMKELYGIDMEETQHSKMITELPEIDVVVKMGCNVVCPFVPNAHEEDWGLEDPTGKSDEEFKKVIGIIEKNIWALKEKIKKM; this is encoded by the coding sequence ATGAGCAATACCATTAAAGTTGCTTTTATATGTGTTCATAATTCTTGTAGAAGTCAGATAGCCGAAGCTCTTGGTAAGCATTTTGCAGCAGATGTTTTTGAGAGTTACTCAGCAGGAACAGAAACAAAACCTGAAATCAATCAGGATGCTGTGCGATTAATGAAAGAATTGTACGGGATTGATATGGAAGAAACACAGCATTCAAAGATGATTACAGAACTTCCGGAGATCGATGTAGTAGTAAAGATGGGTTGTAATGTAGTTTGTCCTTTTGTACCAAATGCCCATGAAGAAGATTGGGGTCTGGAAGATCCAACGGGAAAAAGTGATGAGGAGTTTAAAAAGGTGATAGGTATCATCGAAAAAAATATATGGGCATTAAAAGAAAAGATCAAAAAGATGTAA